The proteins below come from a single Deinococcus humi genomic window:
- a CDS encoding LexA family protein — MTRRGAKNKAAEMRGPINGLIVEYMRKHNVENVREFADIVGIGRTTIYDLVRGRSTINGAWMKPSLDTLVRLATVLERPTHELLYLIDPEAPGADVPLSAEVTQVPIAIAGHAGAGPDQNFKLDGYTYVEREFATGRELLAFRIVGDSMAGGTHPIYKDDLVIVDRRLEGEINSAVVARLIGDGYVCKRLRPGNILDSSNPEFLDPQQAIITGDRIDKIIGKVVRIIHTSL; from the coding sequence ATGACGCGGCGCGGGGCAAAAAATAAAGCAGCAGAGATGCGCGGACCGATCAACGGTCTGATTGTTGAATACATGAGAAAGCACAACGTGGAGAACGTTAGAGAGTTCGCTGACATCGTCGGAATCGGGCGCACCACCATCTATGACCTAGTGCGCGGGCGCTCGACAATCAACGGCGCTTGGATGAAGCCAAGCCTCGACACTCTTGTTAGGCTCGCAACGGTCCTGGAACGCCCCACGCACGAGCTGCTGTATCTCATTGACCCTGAAGCCCCAGGCGCAGACGTTCCTCTATCCGCAGAAGTCACTCAAGTTCCTATCGCCATCGCTGGCCACGCTGGCGCTGGCCCCGACCAGAACTTCAAGCTTGACGGTTACACCTATGTTGAGCGCGAATTTGCCACTGGACGCGAGTTGCTCGCTTTCCGCATCGTGGGCGATTCTATGGCTGGTGGAACGCACCCTATATACAAGGACGACCTGGTAATCGTAGATCGGCGTCTAGAGGGCGAGATCAACAGCGCCGTAGTCGCGCGCCTGATAGGCGATGGATACGTCTGCAAGCGCCTGCGCCCCGGCAATATTCTTGACAGCAGCAACCCTGAATTCCTCGACCCACAACAGGCAATCATCACCGGTGATCGGATCGACAAAATTATCGGTAAAGTTGTGCGGATCATCCACACCAGCCTCTGA
- a CDS encoding helix-turn-helix domain-containing protein has product MLGEKIDRRRRELKLSQKQLADRSGLSPQYVNMLIHNQRGQRIGIDAAYRLAKALRVSQKFFSSESSYADSMSRKAAR; this is encoded by the coding sequence ATGCTTGGAGAGAAGATTGACCGGCGCAGGCGTGAGCTGAAGCTTTCGCAGAAGCAATTGGCCGACAGAAGCGGGCTTTCTCCGCAATACGTCAACATGTTGATCCATAATCAGCGAGGACAGCGTATTGGAATTGATGCGGCTTACCGACTGGCGAAAGCCCTGCGGGTAAGCCAAAAATTTTTCTCAAGTGAATCCTCTTATGCGGATTCTATGTCCAGGAAAGCGGCCAGGTGA
- a CDS encoding DDE-type integrase/transposase/recombinase, with translation MMVRDSRTITGQSNQVSSAPLSSTDLDEATDLRESLMPALTKRPGSPERREAIEQIAASQDVSSRTIRRWISAFESMGMVGLARAARKLPRMDKGAHRLPHELVQVVQSTLISNPPGTSIRKIHDIVTRGVPELALVPRKSGRVIELSVATVRRVRQEMLDDPTLRLLFADADARKEYIRTYSGQVMAAHGNDMWQMDMTRCDIMVYDPDKDAIYRPRVQAVIDVYSGCIMGISFSRREDQDQADLVLARSLMRKYGALDAHWPMRGVARRLYIDNGKTYKSAHFHRIVSGIGMEIIHSRPLVSHTRGKVERFFGTLHQVERALVGYCGENAAKRSNHELNRLYRNTLAWAREGRNVARHERLLTLAEYQEVILKWLVTDYHQTVVHGLTRLQHFVQTAPASTLIDLDLYDLSLLFARWEPRTVRSDGTVLIDKVAWTTPNGRLAQYQRMKVVVMTEAFALGDPRRLAAYEDRSGRFQMLGPIAPAPTAADSLEAAAQRRANRAATKEQLAEADGLRRELFNPAATYEAHLNRGMEDVIVQPAPLPAPRARLAALQPEAAPQPDLDGFGDFLKPAEDMDELLRRIREDN, from the coding sequence ATGATGGTCCGAGACTCTCGGACCATCACGGGCCAGTCCAATCAAGTTTCATCTGCGCCGCTGTCGTCTACCGATCTGGATGAAGCAACCGATCTGCGCGAGTCACTTATGCCTGCGCTGACCAAACGCCCAGGCAGCCCTGAGCGTCGTGAGGCTATCGAGCAAATTGCCGCTAGCCAGGACGTCAGTTCGCGGACCATCCGACGTTGGATCAGTGCATTTGAGAGCATGGGCATGGTCGGTCTGGCCCGCGCAGCACGCAAATTACCCCGCATGGACAAAGGGGCGCATCGGCTTCCGCACGAGCTGGTGCAGGTGGTTCAGTCCACGTTGATCAGCAATCCGCCTGGAACGAGTATCCGGAAGATCCACGACATCGTGACGCGCGGAGTGCCAGAGTTGGCACTGGTGCCGCGCAAGAGCGGACGAGTGATCGAACTGTCGGTCGCCACGGTGCGTCGAGTACGTCAGGAAATGCTGGATGACCCCACGTTGCGACTGCTGTTTGCCGACGCCGACGCCCGCAAGGAGTACATCCGCACGTACAGCGGCCAGGTCATGGCGGCGCATGGCAATGACATGTGGCAGATGGACATGACCAGGTGCGACATCATGGTCTACGATCCCGACAAAGACGCCATTTACCGCCCGCGTGTGCAGGCTGTCATTGACGTGTACAGCGGCTGCATCATGGGCATTTCGTTCTCGCGCCGTGAGGATCAGGACCAGGCTGATCTGGTGTTGGCCCGCTCACTCATGCGGAAATACGGCGCATTGGACGCCCACTGGCCCATGCGCGGCGTGGCGCGGCGGCTGTACATCGACAACGGGAAAACGTACAAGAGCGCGCACTTTCACCGGATCGTGTCTGGCATCGGAATGGAGATTATTCATTCCAGGCCGCTGGTTTCCCACACGCGCGGCAAGGTGGAACGGTTTTTCGGAACGCTGCACCAGGTAGAACGTGCCCTGGTCGGTTACTGCGGTGAGAACGCTGCCAAGCGCAGCAATCATGAGCTGAACCGCCTGTACAGGAACACCCTGGCCTGGGCACGTGAAGGGCGCAACGTCGCACGGCACGAGCGGCTGCTGACGCTGGCCGAATACCAGGAAGTAATTCTTAAATGGCTTGTCACCGACTATCACCAGACAGTGGTGCACGGCCTGACCCGCCTTCAGCACTTCGTCCAGACCGCCCCCGCCTCTACCCTGATCGACCTCGATCTCTACGACCTGAGCTTGCTGTTTGCTCGCTGGGAGCCGCGCACGGTGCGGTCGGACGGCACCGTGCTGATCGACAAGGTGGCCTGGACCACTCCGAACGGACGACTCGCGCAATACCAGCGCATGAAGGTCGTGGTGATGACCGAGGCATTTGCCCTGGGCGATCCGCGCAGATTGGCGGCCTACGAGGATCGCAGTGGCCGGTTTCAAATGCTGGGACCGATTGCCCCCGCGCCCACCGCCGCAGACTCGCTGGAAGCCGCTGCCCAGCGCCGCGCTAACCGCGCAGCCACCAAAGAGCAGTTGGCCGAGGCCGACGGCCTGCGCCGCGAGCTGTTCAATCCTGCGGCCACTTACGAGGCCCACCTGAACCGGGGCATGGAGGACGTGATTGTCCAACCTGCGCCGCTGCCCGCACCCCGTGCTCGCCTTGCCGCTTTGCAACCCGAGGCTGCCCCACAACCCGATCTGGACGGCTTTGGGGACTTCCTTAAACCCGCCGAAGACATGGATGAGCTGTTGCGGCGCATCCGGGAGGACAACTGA
- a CDS encoding AAA family ATPase, whose protein sequence is MKPAKNAELQADIEPVIDLKLVPVETPAPAPTVYSTPAVRLVLSRIDYAVKIHSPLCVISGEHGGGKSTAAKLYAQSNPRALYWEVPPEYDAREVVADLCQRLRISAGEAWRVRTSVLIQHLKQQSFVILLDESQRLNYRAMDVLKYIADQSQTTVVMLGSPWLDRMVDRHSDIASRAWVRGRVQPIELTDLAGLLGSQGYNPKTLAAVHGATGGVMRRIMALLDHLDEGLKRAPDMTRADLTPEHVRKVASEVLS, encoded by the coding sequence ATGAAACCTGCCAAGAACGCTGAGCTACAAGCCGATATCGAACCGGTCATCGACTTGAAGCTGGTCCCCGTCGAAACGCCCGCACCGGCCCCCACGGTGTACAGCACGCCCGCCGTGCGGCTGGTGCTGAGCCGCATTGATTACGCCGTGAAAATTCACAGCCCGCTGTGCGTGATCTCTGGTGAGCACGGAGGGGGGAAATCCACGGCGGCCAAGCTGTACGCCCAAAGCAACCCTCGCGCCCTGTACTGGGAGGTTCCCCCCGAATACGACGCCCGTGAAGTCGTGGCAGACCTGTGCCAGCGCCTGCGAATCAGCGCGGGCGAGGCGTGGCGAGTGCGAACCAGCGTGCTGATCCAGCACCTGAAACAGCAATCCTTCGTGATCCTGCTGGATGAGTCTCAGCGCCTGAACTACCGCGCGATGGATGTGCTGAAGTACATCGCGGACCAGAGCCAGACCACGGTGGTCATGTTGGGCAGCCCGTGGCTGGACCGGATGGTGGACCGTCACAGCGACATTGCCAGCCGTGCGTGGGTGCGCGGGCGGGTGCAGCCCATTGAGTTGACGGATCTGGCTGGCCTGCTGGGCAGCCAGGGGTACAACCCCAAAACGTTGGCCGCTGTTCATGGCGCGACGGGCGGCGTGATGCGCCGGATCATGGCCCTGCTCGATCACCTGGACGAGGGCCTGAAGCGCGCCCCCGACATGACCCGTGCCGATCTGACGCCAGAGCATGTCCGCAAGGTGGCCAGCGAGGTGCTGTCGTGA
- a CDS encoding glyoxalase superfamily protein, whose amino-acid sequence MNSDPQSVRDVKARARAIHDELKRQGHADVAYGNCLHQVAVQDGYRNWHTYSAKLRADAGLSKVKRTA is encoded by the coding sequence ATGAACAGCGATCCGCAGAGCGTGCGCGATGTGAAAGCGCGGGCCAGAGCCATACACGATGAGCTGAAGCGCCAGGGGCATGCCGATGTCGCCTACGGCAACTGCCTCCACCAGGTGGCCGTGCAGGATGGTTACCGCAACTGGCACACCTACAGCGCGAAACTTCGGGCCGACGCGGGCCTGTCGAAAGTGAAGCGCACCGCATGA